The Methanobrevibacter thaueri genome contains a region encoding:
- a CDS encoding UbiX family flavin prenyltransferase: MIVVGITGASGVIYGIRLLEALKELEIESSLVISDAAKIVIESETDYTVEDVINIADTYYDFNDLTASINSGSFKADALAIVPCSMKTLSSIAHGYGANTITRVADVSLKERRPTVIVPRETPLRSAHLQNMLTLSQEGAIILPAMPGFYSTHDSVDDQVNFIVGKILDSLKIENNLFKRWE, encoded by the coding sequence ATGATTGTTGTTGGAATTACAGGAGCAAGTGGAGTGATATATGGAATAAGACTCCTTGAAGCATTGAAAGAACTGGAAATTGAAAGCAGTTTGGTCATCAGTGACGCCGCAAAGATTGTGATAGAGTCAGAAACCGACTACACAGTCGAGGATGTAATCAATATAGCGGACACATACTATGATTTCAACGATTTGACCGCCTCCATCAACAGCGGATCATTCAAGGCGGATGCACTGGCCATCGTGCCATGCTCAATGAAGACATTGTCATCAATAGCCCATGGCTATGGTGCGAATACAATAACCAGAGTTGCCGATGTGAGTCTGAAGGAACGCAGACCTACAGTAATTGTTCCTCGTGAAACTCCACTCAGAAGCGCTCACTTACAAAACATGCTTACATTATCACAAGAGGGAGCCATAATTTTGCCTGCAATGCCTGGCTTTTACTCAACACATGACAGCGTTGACGACCAGGTCAATTTCATAGTCGGTAAAATCCTGGACTCTCTGAAAATCGAAAACAATTTATTTAAAAGGTGGGAGTAA
- the cbiT gene encoding precorrin-6Y C5,15-methyltransferase (decarboxylating) subunit CbiT codes for MFKDTDFIKSCDVPGPTKEAIRAIILYKSDVSPTDKVVDCGCGTGGITCEFAKRAGEVISIDTNPEAIEITSKNLEKFGLGDNVKLINDDGANALKDIDGIDIAIVGGSGRQLENILDIVHEKLNSKGRIIITAILVDTKVEAINKLKSLGYNPQIMEVNVSNGRVLDRGILMISENPIAIMTAQKR; via the coding sequence ATGTTTAAAGATACGGATTTCATCAAATCCTGTGATGTTCCAGGACCTACAAAGGAAGCCATAAGAGCGATAATTCTATACAAATCCGATGTAAGTCCAACCGATAAGGTGGTTGATTGCGGATGCGGGACAGGTGGAATAACCTGCGAATTTGCAAAAAGGGCAGGGGAAGTGATTTCCATTGACACCAATCCGGAAGCAATCGAGATAACTTCAAAAAACCTTGAAAAATTTGGACTCGGAGATAATGTTAAACTAATCAATGATGACGGGGCAAATGCCCTTAAGGATATTGACGGCATCGACATTGCCATTGTAGGGGGCAGCGGCAGACAGCTCGAAAATATCCTTGACATTGTTCATGAAAAACTAAATTCCAAAGGCAGAATAATCATTACGGCCATTCTGGTTGACACAAAGGTCGAAGCGATAAACAAGCTCAAGAGCTTAGGTTATAACCCTCAAATAATGGAAGTCAACGTTTCAAACGGAAGAGTTTTGGACCGTGGAATCCTTATGATCAGCGAAAACCCGATAGCCATCATGACTGCCCAAAAAAGATAG
- a CDS encoding HD domain-containing protein, whose product MSDKKKFIRDSVYGDIRLNEFEVRIMDMPQFQRLRRIKQLGLISLIYPGATHTRFEHCVGTMHLGSKLSEELELDSDEIELIRASGLLHDIGHGPFSHVSEGVLSVPHEELSKFVITKTSMRDLLEEKFDVDEIVDIINGKGRLGPIVSGELDVDRMDYLLRDSHNTGVSYGIIDYERLISNLTLDDGLILDIKGVQAAEGALVSRYFMYPSVYQHHTTRIVNTMFRRALKRIIDEGIIDENDIYKYDDTDIISLFRSCEDNYAKDIMYRLDNRIVPKRVKTIRLDNFKFPEKMYKIKAEELRKAEEEIAEDYGLDKDYVFINIAEYPRFDEMKTQVSVEGKLYPLTEISNIIGALSKARFNIPDISVYVPEEEKSKFEKFKLENYLDLPEIDREKFHGIHYDQIKLF is encoded by the coding sequence AATAATGGACATGCCCCAATTCCAACGCTTAAGAAGAATCAAGCAACTGGGTTTAATCAGCCTGATTTATCCTGGCGCAACCCATACCAGATTCGAGCATTGCGTTGGAACAATGCATCTCGGATCAAAACTGTCAGAAGAGCTGGAACTTGACAGCGATGAGATAGAACTGATCAGAGCATCTGGACTACTGCATGACATTGGACACGGTCCGTTTTCACATGTATCCGAAGGCGTCCTATCAGTTCCCCATGAGGAGCTCTCAAAATTCGTAATCACCAAAACCTCAATGAGAGACCTGCTTGAAGAGAAATTCGATGTCGATGAGATTGTTGACATCATTAACGGAAAAGGTCGCCTCGGCCCGATTGTTTCAGGCGAACTTGACGTCGACAGAATGGATTACCTGCTTAGGGACTCCCATAACACCGGTGTTTCCTACGGTATCATCGATTACGAGAGACTGATATCCAACCTAACACTGGACGACGGACTGATACTTGACATAAAAGGTGTTCAGGCAGCCGAAGGGGCATTGGTATCAAGATATTTCATGTACCCTAGCGTTTACCAGCACCACACAACCAGAATCGTCAATACAATGTTCAGACGTGCATTAAAACGAATAATCGATGAGGGAATCATTGACGAAAATGACATCTACAAATATGACGATACAGACATCATCTCATTATTCAGAAGTTGCGAAGACAATTATGCAAAGGACATTATGTACAGGCTCGACAACAGGATTGTTCCAAAAAGAGTGAAGACAATCCGTCTTGATAACTTCAAGTTCCCGGAAAAGATGTACAAGATCAAGGCAGAGGAACTCAGAAAGGCTGAAGAGGAGATTGCTGAAGACTATGGGCTTGACAAGGATTACGTGTTCATAAACATTGCCGAATATCCTCGTTTCGATGAAATGAAAACCCAGGTCAGCGTTGAGGGAAAACTCTACCCATTGACTGAAATCTCAAACATTATTGGAGCGTTAAGCAAGGCAAGATTCAACATACCAGACATCAGCGTTTATGTTCCCGAAGAGGAAAAATCAAAATTCGAGAAGTTCAAGCTTGAAAATTACCTGGATTTACCTGAAATCGATAGGGAAAAATTCCATGGAATACATTATGACCAGATTAAACTATTTTAG